One region of Mesobacillus boroniphilus genomic DNA includes:
- the murB gene encoding UDP-N-acetylmuramate dehydrogenase, producing MKDLASKLRELSIGSVKENEPLANHTSMKIGGPADILIEPSSIENLRKAVEVIKDSGVKWTVIGRGSNLLVSDKGIEGVVIKLGSGLDDLEIDGTRVTSGGGLSLVNFAITISRKGLSGLEFAGGIPGSIGGAVYMNAGAHGSDISQILEKAYVLFADGTLEWLSNEEMKFSYRTSVLQKERPGIVVGAIFQLKEGNKDEIVAELQKNKDYRKETQPYNFPSCGSVFRNPLPNYAGNLIEKSGLKGHQIGGAQISELHANFIVNKGNAKAEDVLGLIQHVKDTVLDLHGVKMETEVEIIGRK from the coding sequence ATGAAGGATCTAGCTAGCAAACTTAGAGAATTGAGCATCGGTTCGGTTAAGGAAAATGAACCGCTGGCAAACCACACATCGATGAAAATAGGCGGACCTGCTGACATACTTATTGAACCTTCATCAATAGAAAATCTAAGAAAAGCCGTTGAAGTCATTAAAGATTCTGGTGTTAAATGGACCGTGATAGGCAGAGGGTCAAATCTCCTCGTTTCAGATAAAGGTATTGAAGGTGTTGTGATTAAACTGGGTTCCGGGCTTGATGATTTGGAGATTGATGGTACAAGAGTGACTTCTGGTGGAGGTCTTTCACTGGTCAACTTTGCTATCACTATTAGCCGCAAAGGACTTTCAGGGCTTGAATTCGCAGGTGGAATTCCTGGATCGATTGGCGGCGCGGTTTATATGAACGCAGGGGCCCATGGATCAGATATCTCACAAATCCTGGAGAAAGCCTATGTACTCTTTGCAGATGGCACTCTTGAGTGGCTCTCAAATGAAGAAATGAAATTCTCTTATCGGACATCGGTCCTCCAGAAAGAACGGCCAGGGATTGTCGTAGGAGCCATCTTCCAGCTTAAAGAAGGCAATAAGGATGAAATTGTGGCGGAGCTTCAAAAAAACAAGGATTATCGAAAAGAAACCCAACCATATAACTTTCCAAGCTGCGGCAGTGTCTTCAGGAATCCCCTGCCCAATTATGCTGGGAATTTAATCGAAAAATCAGGCTTAAAAGGCCATCAAATCGGAGGAGCGCAAATTTCGGAGCTTCATGCAAACTTCATTGTGAACAAAGGAAATGCAAAAGCTGAGGATGTGCTCGGTCTGATTCAGCATGTAAAGGATACTGTCCTCGATTTACATGGTGTGAAAATGGAGACAGAGGTAGAAATTATAGGACGAAAATAG
- a CDS encoding cell division protein FtsQ/DivIB: MDKRKIVSIEDRIPKLKHQRRKKANRRLIMLLALFFILIAGVIYFQSPLSKVKEITVTGNESYSYEHIVEKSGLSFESNVWKVSKGEVEENLEKIQEIKKATVTVRLPNTVGIKLEEYRRLAYISKGKNFYPVLENGNILGEKQIDEIPVNAPILIGFKEGKVLDEMIASLEELPEVVINSISEIHSQPVKTDKYLIKLYMNDGFEVNATLRTFSDKMAHYPSIVSQLDPSKKGVIDLEVGSYFKAYEAEEAEEVEIEKESEQ; the protein is encoded by the coding sequence ATGGACAAGAGGAAAATCGTCTCAATTGAAGATCGGATTCCAAAGTTAAAACATCAAAGGCGCAAGAAAGCCAATCGCAGGCTTATCATGCTTCTGGCTTTGTTTTTTATATTAATAGCCGGTGTTATCTATTTTCAGTCACCGCTTAGCAAGGTGAAAGAAATTACTGTTACAGGAAATGAATCCTATTCTTACGAGCATATCGTTGAAAAGAGCGGGCTCAGCTTTGAGTCAAATGTGTGGAAAGTCAGCAAAGGCGAAGTTGAAGAAAATCTGGAGAAAATCCAGGAAATCAAGAAAGCTACTGTGACCGTAAGGCTTCCAAACACGGTCGGCATTAAGCTTGAAGAATATCGCAGGCTTGCCTACATTTCAAAGGGAAAGAATTTTTACCCGGTCCTTGAAAATGGGAATATCCTTGGTGAAAAGCAGATTGATGAAATTCCAGTCAACGCGCCAATCTTAATAGGCTTTAAAGAAGGTAAGGTCCTGGATGAAATGATCGCTTCACTAGAGGAATTGCCTGAAGTGGTCATCAATTCGATCTCTGAAATACATTCACAGCCTGTTAAAACGGATAAATATCTTATTAAGCTGTATATGAATGACGGTTTCGAAGTAAATGCTACTCTCAGGACTTTTTCTGATAAAATGGCACATTATCCTTCAATTGTCAGCCAGCTTGACCCTTCCAAAAAGGGTGTGATCGATTTAGAGGTTGGCTCTTATTTTAAAGCATATGAAGCAGAGGAAGCTGAGGAAGTTGAAATTGAAAAAGAAAGTGAACAGTAA
- a CDS encoding DUF881 domain-containing protein, whose protein sequence is MKQRKLRKLKLKKKVNSNRVILSIVFLVLGFMVAFSFRVTQDESDKSQGLTDRQWEKHLSLRNDLIEQEETNRELQKELNAKQEKVREIESSFSKEAQVFFNMAEDAEKYRMFLGKVEVRGKGVKVTLADGEYDPDEENINNYLVHEHHVFKVINELYISGAAAIAVNGQRIAHNSYILCTGPVITVDGYQHPAPFEITAIGDPDVLSSALNITGGVKDQLVNDQIVFSLEEKEDIKMDPILGK, encoded by the coding sequence ATGAAGCAGAGGAAGCTGAGGAAGTTGAAATTGAAAAAGAAAGTGAACAGTAATCGTGTAATTCTTTCAATCGTTTTCCTAGTGCTCGGCTTCATGGTCGCTTTTTCATTCCGTGTCACACAGGACGAGAGTGACAAAAGCCAGGGCTTAACAGACAGGCAGTGGGAGAAGCATTTAAGCCTTAGGAACGATTTAATAGAACAGGAAGAAACAAACCGAGAGCTCCAGAAAGAGTTGAATGCCAAGCAGGAAAAGGTAAGGGAAATCGAATCCAGCTTTTCCAAAGAAGCCCAGGTTTTCTTTAACATGGCTGAGGATGCTGAGAAGTACCGTATGTTCCTCGGCAAGGTGGAGGTCAGGGGTAAAGGTGTAAAAGTGACTCTTGCTGATGGAGAGTACGATCCTGATGAAGAAAATATCAATAATTATCTAGTCCATGAGCATCATGTTTTCAAGGTGATAAATGAACTGTACATTTCAGGAGCTGCCGCTATCGCTGTGAACGGGCAGCGAATTGCACACAATTCCTATATATTGTGTACTGGCCCTGTCATTACTGTTGATGGCTACCAGCATCCTGCCCCATTTGAAATCACTGCTATTGGCGACCCCGATGTTCTTTCCTCCGCTCTCAATATTACCGGTGGGGTAAAAGATCAGCTTGTGAATGACCAGATTGTTTTTTCGTTAGAAGAAAAGGAAGATATTAAAATGGATCCGATTTTGGGAAAATGA
- a CDS encoding DUF881 domain-containing protein, giving the protein MGQPRNLSFSMIAAIIGLMVAIQFQTVSEPEVRDTRDTWQLREDLMKEKELQSKLLLEIRSNEEKIAKYETERQHSKEEVLRETLAELKDEAGLKEVTGPGITLSIEPAFNLIVEGDNPPSVSPDMLKRLLNELNLYGAKHVSVDGERVINTTVIRDINRVTKINGHSLNRFPIEVRVITENGEAAEKLYNRMKVSTVAEDFFIDNLEVKVNRPESMLVVPAYQDTIRIRYMEPVKTDKGGGNG; this is encoded by the coding sequence TTGGGCCAACCAAGGAATCTCAGCTTCAGCATGATAGCTGCTATCATTGGATTAATGGTCGCCATTCAGTTTCAAACCGTCAGTGAACCGGAAGTCAGGGATACACGAGACACTTGGCAGCTTCGGGAGGATTTAATGAAGGAGAAGGAACTACAATCCAAGCTGCTTCTGGAAATCAGGTCTAACGAAGAAAAAATTGCAAAGTATGAAACTGAGCGGCAGCACAGCAAGGAAGAGGTGCTGCGAGAAACACTCGCTGAATTAAAGGATGAGGCTGGATTGAAAGAGGTCACAGGACCAGGCATAACTCTCTCGATTGAACCTGCTTTCAACCTGATTGTCGAAGGTGACAATCCGCCTTCGGTTTCTCCAGACATGCTTAAAAGGCTATTGAATGAATTGAACTTGTATGGCGCAAAGCATGTATCCGTTGATGGCGAGAGGGTCATCAATACTACGGTCATCAGGGATATAAACAGGGTGACAAAAATCAATGGCCATTCTTTAAATCGTTTTCCTATTGAAGTTCGGGTCATTACGGAAAATGGAGAAGCAGCCGAAAAATTATACAATCGTATGAAGGTTTCCACGGTTGCCGAGGATTTTTTCATCGATAATCTGGAAGTGAAAGTAAACAGGCCTGAGAGCATGCTGGTTGTACCGGCTTATCAAGATACAATCAGGATCAGGTACATGGAACCCGTTAAAACAGACAAAGGGGGAGGCAACGGATAA
- a CDS encoding small basic family protein, translated as MWLPIMGLVIGVIIGLLTDIRIPEEYSNYLSIAILAALDTLFGGIRAQLQNIYDEKVFVSGFFFNIVLAASLAFLGVHLGVDLYLAAVFAFGVRLFQNIAVIRRIILTKWSTTSEK; from the coding sequence ATGTGGCTTCCAATCATGGGGTTGGTCATCGGTGTCATCATTGGGCTATTGACCGATATCCGAATTCCTGAAGAATATTCGAATTATTTATCAATTGCGATCCTTGCAGCCCTCGATACATTGTTCGGCGGGATCCGCGCCCAGCTGCAAAATATTTATGATGAAAAAGTTTTTGTATCTGGATTCTTTTTTAATATAGTATTAGCAGCAAGTTTAGCTTTTCTAGGTGTCCATCTTGGTGTAGACTTGTATTTAGCAGCAGTTTTTGCCTTTGGAGTAAGACTGTTCCAGAATATAGCCGTCATCAGAAGAATAATATTGACAAAATGGTCAACGACAAGTGAAAAGTAG
- the ftsA gene encoding cell division protein FtsA, whose translation MNSNDIYVSLDIGTSSVKVIIGEMVNDTLNIIGVGNVKSEGLRKGSIVDIDETVHSIKRAIEQAERMIGLKINQVIVGVTGNHVSLLPCHGVVAVSSDNREITNEDVARVIDAAQVVSIPPEREIIDVIPKQFIVDGLDEINDPRGMIGVRLEMEGTIITGSKTILHNTLRCVERAGLEIVDIGLQPLAAGAFALSKDEKNMGVAMIDIGGGSSTLAVFENGHLRGTSVIPVGGDHITKDLSIGLRTTTEEADKLKLKHGHAFYDHASEEEVFEVSIIGSDQQQQFNQLEVADIIEARMEEIFSLVQDELKHMNIRDLPGGFVLTGGTANMQGVLELAQDIFQSRVRIAIPDYIGVREPQFTTAVGLIQFAYKNAKLKGKKMEAAFSELEPKEKRVQKQPHPKSKPEKQPEEKVTSRMKKFLGYFFE comes from the coding sequence ATGAACAGCAATGATATATATGTCAGTCTTGACATCGGTACATCCAGTGTGAAGGTAATCATTGGAGAAATGGTCAACGACACTTTAAATATAATTGGTGTTGGCAATGTAAAGTCCGAAGGGTTAAGAAAGGGCTCCATTGTTGATATAGATGAAACCGTTCATTCTATTAAAAGGGCAATTGAACAAGCTGAAAGAATGATAGGTTTAAAGATTAACCAGGTGATTGTGGGTGTCACCGGCAATCATGTTTCCCTGTTGCCATGCCATGGCGTGGTTGCAGTTTCCAGCGACAATCGCGAGATTACGAACGAGGACGTAGCGAGAGTCATTGATGCTGCACAGGTGGTATCGATTCCGCCTGAGCGAGAGATAATAGACGTGATTCCAAAGCAATTTATTGTGGACGGTCTTGATGAGATCAATGATCCAAGAGGCATGATCGGTGTCAGGCTTGAAATGGAAGGAACGATCATTACCGGATCGAAGACTATCTTACATAATACTCTTCGTTGTGTTGAGCGTGCTGGACTTGAAATCGTGGATATTGGCCTACAGCCGCTTGCTGCGGGAGCATTCGCGCTATCAAAGGATGAAAAGAATATGGGTGTCGCGATGATTGATATCGGTGGCGGTTCATCTACGCTCGCTGTTTTTGAGAACGGACACTTAAGAGGTACATCTGTCATTCCGGTTGGAGGAGACCATATCACTAAGGACTTATCAATCGGTTTGCGCACGACAACTGAAGAAGCGGATAAATTGAAATTGAAGCATGGACATGCCTTTTATGACCATGCATCGGAAGAAGAAGTATTCGAGGTTTCAATCATCGGCAGCGACCAGCAGCAGCAGTTCAATCAGCTGGAAGTAGCCGATATCATTGAGGCAAGAATGGAAGAAATTTTCTCCCTTGTCCAGGATGAGTTAAAACATATGAACATAAGGGACCTGCCAGGCGGTTTTGTCCTGACAGGTGGAACAGCCAATATGCAAGGTGTTCTGGAGCTTGCCCAGGATATTTTCCAAAGCAGGGTAAGAATCGCCATTCCGGATTATATCGGTGTAAGGGAACCACAGTTCACGACTGCAGTCGGCTTAATCCAATTTGCTTATAAAAACGCAAAATTAAAAGGAAAGAAAATGGAAGCAGCTTTTAGTGAATTAGAACCGAAAGAAAAGAGAGTTCAAAAACAGCCGCATCCAAAATCGAAGCCTGAGAAACAGCCTGAAGAAAAAGTCACCTCAAGAATGAAGAAATTTCTTGGCTACTTTTTTGAATAA
- the ftsZ gene encoding cell division protein FtsZ, whose amino-acid sequence MLEFDTNLDSLATIKVIGVGGGGNNAVNRMIEHGVQGVEFIAVNTDAQALNLSKAEIRMQIGAKLTRGLGAGANPEVGKKAAEESKEQIEEVLKGADMVFVTAGMGGGTGTGAAPVIAQIAKDLGALTVGVVTRPFTFEGRKRAGQAGGGISAMKEAVDTLIVIPNDRLLEIVDKSTPMLEAFREADNVLRQGVQGISDLIATPGLINLDFADVKTIMSNKGSALMGIGVASGENRATEAAKKAISSPLLETSLDGAQGVLMNITGGTNLSLYEVQEAADIVASASDQDVNMIFGSVINENLKDEIIVTVIATGFNEEVVQPKPTRPGFGGQQKPGMGAIKREQPKREELQQEAPRSNQSPQGEDALDIPTFLRNRNRRR is encoded by the coding sequence ATGTTGGAATTTGATACGAATTTAGATTCACTTGCTACTATAAAAGTTATCGGTGTTGGCGGCGGCGGAAATAATGCGGTTAACCGAATGATCGAACACGGCGTACAAGGTGTGGAATTCATCGCGGTCAACACAGACGCACAAGCATTGAACCTTTCAAAAGCTGAAATCAGAATGCAAATCGGTGCGAAACTAACACGCGGTCTTGGCGCTGGTGCTAATCCAGAGGTCGGGAAAAAAGCGGCCGAAGAAAGCAAAGAACAAATTGAAGAAGTGCTAAAAGGCGCTGACATGGTATTCGTTACAGCCGGTATGGGCGGAGGAACGGGTACTGGTGCAGCTCCAGTTATCGCTCAAATCGCCAAAGATCTTGGTGCATTAACAGTGGGTGTAGTTACACGTCCATTTACATTTGAGGGACGAAAGCGTGCTGGACAAGCTGGCGGTGGTATCTCTGCAATGAAGGAAGCAGTAGATACTTTGATTGTCATTCCTAACGACCGTTTGCTTGAGATTGTCGACAAGAGTACTCCGATGCTTGAAGCATTCCGTGAAGCGGATAATGTTCTGCGTCAGGGTGTCCAGGGTATTTCAGACTTAATCGCTACACCTGGTTTGATCAACCTTGACTTCGCTGACGTAAAGACAATCATGTCAAATAAAGGATCAGCCTTGATGGGCATTGGGGTAGCATCAGGTGAAAATCGTGCTACTGAAGCAGCCAAAAAAGCTATTTCATCTCCATTGCTTGAAACATCTCTTGATGGAGCGCAAGGTGTCCTGATGAACATTACTGGGGGCACGAATTTAAGCCTTTATGAAGTTCAGGAAGCTGCTGATATTGTTGCTTCTGCTTCAGACCAGGATGTCAACATGATCTTCGGTTCCGTTATCAATGAGAATTTAAAAGATGAAATTATCGTTACGGTGATTGCGACAGGCTTCAATGAGGAAGTCGTTCAGCCTAAGCCAACAAGACCAGGTTTTGGAGGACAGCAAAAGCCTGGCATGGGTGCGATCAAGCGCGAACAGCCTAAACGTGAAGAACTCCAGCAGGAAGCACCTAGAAGCAATCAGTCACCACAGGGTGAGGATGCTCTTGATATCCCAACATTCCTGCGCAATCGAAACAGAAGACGTTAA
- the spoIIGA gene encoding sigma-E processing peptidase SpoIIGA encodes MKVYLDVIWALNLLFDTFLLYLTAIILKRQVKLWRLSMGGAIGSLLIILAITPFHAVAGHPAGKLFFSILMVLAAFGYKRFRFFIKALMTFYVTTFLLGGTLTGVHYFIQFDMDLASNVAMNHIKGFGDPISWLFVLLGFPLAWHFSKRNIEQFEMTKIQYESLADVEVQFMKMDFNIKGLIDSGNQLYDPISKMPVMILSIANCLDSIPSEIKRIAENPDCVLSGDGNFSPQMENRMRIIPCKVVGQEHQLIIAFSPDKIKITTDEGIYIAEKGLISFTAQELSADGSFQCIIHPKMMAGMAKSERAVKVS; translated from the coding sequence GTGAAGGTCTATCTGGATGTCATCTGGGCATTGAATCTATTATTCGATACGTTCCTTCTGTACTTGACCGCCATCATCCTGAAAAGGCAGGTTAAGCTTTGGCGGCTTAGTATGGGAGGGGCCATAGGTTCCTTGCTCATTATATTAGCAATTACTCCGTTTCATGCTGTAGCGGGTCACCCAGCAGGGAAACTGTTCTTTTCAATATTGATGGTCCTGGCAGCTTTTGGCTATAAAAGATTCCGTTTTTTCATCAAGGCACTCATGACTTTTTATGTAACAACCTTCCTGCTCGGTGGCACTTTGACAGGAGTACATTATTTTATCCAATTTGATATGGACCTGGCATCGAATGTTGCAATGAACCATATTAAGGGGTTTGGCGATCCAATCAGCTGGCTGTTTGTATTGCTGGGGTTTCCGCTCGCCTGGCATTTTTCAAAGAGAAACATTGAACAATTCGAAATGACAAAGATTCAATATGAATCACTGGCAGATGTTGAAGTGCAGTTCATGAAGATGGATTTCAACATTAAAGGATTGATCGACAGCGGCAACCAGTTATATGATCCTATTTCAAAAATGCCAGTCATGATTCTATCCATTGCAAATTGTTTGGACAGTATCCCAAGTGAAATTAAAAGGATTGCGGAAAATCCTGATTGTGTTCTGTCAGGTGATGGGAATTTTTCACCTCAGATGGAAAATCGGATGAGGATCATTCCATGCAAGGTTGTCGGACAAGAGCATCAGTTAATAATTGCCTTCAGTCCTGACAAGATCAAAATCACCACCGACGAAGGAATCTATATTGCTGAAAAGGGGTTAATATCTTTTACGGCACAGGAATTATCGGCTGATGGCAGTTTTCAATGTATTATCCACCCGAAAATGATGGCAGGAATGGCAAAATCAGAGCGGGCGGTGAAGGTAAGCTAA
- the sigE gene encoding RNA polymerase sporulation sigma factor SigE translates to MKNLRLRISYYWYKLLMKLGLKTDEIYYIGGSEALPPPLTKEEEEVLLNKLPNGDKAARSILIERNLRLVVYIARKFENTGINIEDLISIGTIGLIKAVNTFNPEKKIKLATYASRCIENEILMYLRRNNKLRSEVSFDEPLNIDWDGNELLLSDVLGTDDDIITKDLESNVDKKLLVKALQQLSDREKQIMELRFGLGSGEEKTQKDVADMLGISQSYISRLEKRIIKRLRKEFNKMV, encoded by the coding sequence ATGAAAAATTTACGGCTTCGGATATCCTATTACTGGTATAAATTATTAATGAAACTAGGCTTGAAAACAGATGAAATATATTATATCGGCGGTAGCGAAGCGTTGCCACCTCCTTTAACGAAAGAAGAGGAAGAAGTGCTGCTGAACAAACTTCCAAATGGGGATAAAGCCGCGAGGTCAATACTCATCGAAAGGAATTTGAGACTCGTTGTCTACATCGCGCGAAAATTCGAAAACACGGGCATTAACATTGAAGACTTAATCAGTATCGGAACAATCGGTTTAATTAAAGCAGTCAATACCTTTAATCCTGAGAAGAAAATCAAACTGGCGACCTATGCTTCCAGATGTATTGAAAATGAAATCCTGATGTATCTGCGAAGGAATAATAAACTGCGGTCGGAAGTTTCCTTTGATGAACCTCTAAATATTGATTGGGATGGAAATGAACTGCTTTTGTCCGATGTTCTTGGAACCGATGACGATATTATCACAAAGGACCTTGAGTCCAATGTAGATAAAAAATTGCTGGTTAAAGCGCTGCAGCAACTATCTGACCGTGAAAAGCAAATCATGGAATTGCGTTTCGGCCTAGGCAGCGGTGAGGAAAAGACACAAAAGGATGTGGCGGATATGCTAGGCATTTCTCAGTCTTACATTTCACGCCTTGAAAAAAGAATCATCAAACGTTTGCGTAAAGAATTCAATAAAATGGTATAG
- the sigG gene encoding RNA polymerase sporulation sigma factor SigG, with product MTRNKVEICGVDTSKLPVLKNEEMRKLFREMQSGDITAREKLVNGNLRLVLSVIQRFNNRGEFVDDLFQVGCIGLMKSIDNFDLGQNVKFSTYAVPMIIGEIRRYLRDNNPIRVSRSLRDIAYKALQVREKLMSEASREPTAEEIAKVLEVPHEEIVFALDAIQDPVSLFEPIYNDGGDPIYVMDQLSDERNKDTNWIEEIALKEGMRRLNEREKLILRKRFFQGKTQMEVADEIGISQAQVSRLEKAAIKQMNKNIQS from the coding sequence TTGACACGAAACAAAGTTGAAATTTGCGGTGTTGATACATCAAAGCTTCCCGTTCTTAAAAACGAGGAAATGAGAAAACTTTTTAGAGAAATGCAAAGCGGTGACATCACAGCAAGAGAGAAACTTGTGAATGGGAACCTAAGGCTTGTTTTAAGTGTAATCCAGCGTTTTAACAACCGGGGCGAGTTTGTTGACGACCTTTTTCAGGTCGGATGTATAGGCCTTATGAAATCCATTGATAATTTCGATCTTGGACAAAATGTTAAGTTTTCCACCTATGCCGTACCGATGATCATCGGCGAAATTAGACGGTATTTAAGAGATAATAACCCAATAAGAGTCTCCCGATCATTAAGGGATATAGCCTACAAGGCCCTGCAAGTTCGAGAAAAGCTGATGAGTGAGGCATCAAGGGAGCCGACCGCAGAGGAAATTGCCAAGGTGCTCGAAGTGCCCCACGAAGAAATTGTCTTTGCCCTGGACGCAATACAGGATCCAGTCTCCTTGTTTGAACCGATTTATAATGATGGCGGAGATCCAATCTATGTGATGGACCAGCTAAGTGATGAACGGAACAAGGATACAAACTGGATAGAAGAAATCGCCCTAAAGGAAGGCATGAGACGTCTTAATGAGCGGGAAAAGCTGATTTTAAGGAAGAGATTCTTCCAGGGTAAGACACAAATGGAGGTAGCCGATGAAATCGGCATCTCACAAGCGCAGGTGTCCCGTCTTGAAAAAGCGGCCATCAAACAAATGAATAAAAATATCCAAAGCTAA